One window of Rhizobium leguminosarum genomic DNA carries:
- a CDS encoding VOC family protein gives MPVRDLLKWLSRFTEIRSWITTFGAERPMNVQVSIAREGGSGTPVPDLSIEVDDLDTASKAMSAAGFPIEYGPADEPWGVRRFYVRDPLGKLVNILVHKN, from the coding sequence ATGCCTGTCCGCGACTTGCTGAAATGGCTGTCCCGATTCACCGAAATCCGCAGCTGGATCACGACTTTCGGCGCCGAGAGGCCGATGAACGTTCAGGTGAGCATCGCCAGGGAAGGCGGTTCCGGAACTCCGGTGCCCGATCTTTCGATCGAAGTTGATGATCTCGATACCGCTTCCAAGGCGATGTCGGCTGCCGGTTTTCCGATCGAGTACGGGCCGGCCGACGAGCCCTGGGGCGTCAGGCGCTTTTATGTGCGCGATCCCCTGGGCAAGCTGGTGAACATCCTCGTTCACAAAAACTGA
- a CDS encoding OpgC family protein — protein sequence MASTPTQAIVTGRSSLSAAAPMRDTRLDVLRGVALIMIFINHVPGQVFEYLTTKNFGFSDAAEAFVLISGIAVGLAYGSGFRPGNRLKMAIKAVKRAFTLYLAHMITTFMTLALFICGAWLFHRPGLLVEINILAVLMNLKEGIPALLLLGHQIGYNNILPMYGALMLMVPIILLLNARSPLLALGVSGTVWLLAGIYQVAPHNMLIESYWFLNPLSWQFLFSIGIVSMLHIKRGGIIPRHPLLLAAAAGYVALSFVWVTGQLWVFGNSLAALGLPTVITGFDKTFLSLPRLLHVLALTYLVISIPALSRILRRPADHPLTILGRHSLNIFVAGTILAMVGQVVLYITNKDPVVGPLFVIVGVATQFAYAYYLERKRQQGKVKRKLVTEPATIPVPVRIGGAANAYRRTDRK from the coding sequence ATGGCTAGCACGCCGACCCAAGCCATCGTCACTGGGCGCAGTTCCCTATCCGCGGCTGCGCCAATGCGTGACACGAGGCTCGACGTCTTGCGCGGCGTGGCGCTGATCATGATCTTCATCAACCACGTCCCTGGACAGGTCTTCGAATATCTGACGACCAAGAATTTCGGTTTTTCCGACGCTGCAGAAGCCTTCGTGCTGATCTCGGGCATTGCCGTCGGGCTTGCCTACGGTTCCGGGTTCCGGCCGGGCAACCGTCTGAAGATGGCGATCAAGGCGGTGAAGCGCGCCTTCACGCTCTATCTCGCTCACATGATCACCACCTTCATGACGCTGGCGCTGTTTATCTGCGGCGCGTGGCTGTTTCACCGGCCGGGCTTGCTGGTCGAAATCAACATCCTGGCGGTGCTGATGAACCTCAAGGAAGGCATTCCGGCGCTGCTGCTGCTCGGCCACCAGATCGGCTATAACAATATCCTGCCGATGTACGGCGCGCTGATGCTGATGGTGCCGATCATCCTGCTCTTGAATGCCCGGAGCCCGTTGCTGGCGCTCGGCGTTTCCGGCACGGTCTGGCTGCTTGCGGGCATCTACCAGGTGGCGCCGCACAACATGCTGATCGAGAGCTACTGGTTCCTCAATCCGCTATCCTGGCAGTTCCTGTTCTCGATCGGCATCGTTTCGATGCTGCATATCAAGCGCGGCGGCATCATCCCTAGGCATCCGTTGCTGCTTGCGGCCGCCGCCGGTTATGTCGCGCTGTCCTTTGTCTGGGTGACCGGCCAGCTCTGGGTCTTCGGCAATTCGCTGGCCGCACTTGGCCTGCCGACTGTCATCACCGGTTTCGACAAGACCTTCCTGTCGCTGCCGCGTCTGTTGCATGTGCTGGCGCTGACATATCTGGTCATCAGCATTCCGGCGCTCTCGCGCATTCTTCGCCGCCCTGCCGACCATCCGCTGACGATCCTCGGCCGCCATTCGCTGAACATCTTCGTCGCCGGCACGATCCTCGCCATGGTCGGTCAGGTGGTGCTTTATATCACCAACAAGGATCCGGTGGTCGGCCCGCTCTTCGTGATCGTTGGTGTCGCGACACAATTCGCCTATGCCTATTATCTCGAACGCAAGCGCCAGCAGGGCAAGGTCAAGCGGAAACTCGTCACCGAGCCCGCCACCATCCCGGTTCCCGTCCGCATCGGCGGAGCGGCAAATGCCTATCGCCGGACCGACCGGAAATAA
- a CDS encoding GH36-type glycosyl hydrolase domain-containing protein, producing the protein MSISNLSPSLPREPEMKQIDHNDSIRSTYLAIEDIKAMGDAVARSGVDQLPAFAPFDFFARHKENEKEILRVYRTTATDVEAGETITPAAEWLLDNHYIVEEAIQEVRRDFPRRFYRELPTMVVGGVEVPRTLVLAWLYVAHTHSTISQESLTALVDGFQASETLRIGELWALPSLVRYVLVENLRRISSRVEASRRLRRRANEAADELVRLTDPAGAASYLKTLEALAEDNTFSTQFLYRLRDGSQTSSLAITWLDERLEELGRNSEETTTAEHSRLSSGNVTMGNIIRSLREIDDAEWSVWVEQVSHVDKLLWEHSDYGILDSGSRNKYRKQIEKLAKRSPLTEMEIAQLALDMTDAAKASDEPQPHEPNVGGFLSGAQRPKLEARANYRPTVIQHFVRAVRRFNWLAIAVPVMLLTIIAMAIVGRFMANAGMGAIEIALLLIMFSVPASEGATGLFNTVLSFFVTPARLVGYEFKEGIPEDARTLLVVPCLISNRDSVDDHVRNLEVHYLANPRGELYFALLSDWPDSEAEESPADLEVLDYARREIANLSARYAYDGKTRFYLLHRRRLYNPSEGVWMGWERKRGKLHELNMLLRGDRDTTYLPGANTVPAKVQYVMTLDADTRLMRDAVTKLVGKLYHPINRPVINPKTGRVESGYGVLQPRVTPSLTTGKNASVFQRVFSINRGLDPYVFTVSDVYQDLAGEGTFTGKGLYHVDAFEASLKGRIDENSVLSHDLLEGSMARCALVTDLELVEDFPIRYEVETSRQHRWARGDWQLLPYMFNPKYGVTALGRWKMFDNLRRSLTPIAWFFASVLGWYCMNPLGALIWQILLIFCLFVAPTLSLINGIIPRTSDIIARAHLYTVWSDITAANAQVALRIVFIADSAAMMADAIGRSLYRLLVSRKLMLQWRTAASVQAGGQGTLISYYKGMWHAPALALLALGFAALPGGGAFVVGIPFALLWILSPVVAWYVSQSAETEDRLEVADSVSSELRKIARRTWRYFETFTTAEQNYLPPDNIQETPHVIVAARTSPTNIGVYLLSVVSGRQFGWFSFEETLERLEQTISTIDGMEKFRGHLFNWYHTDTLQTLGPRYVSAVDSGNLAGHLIAISSACRNWAEAPSAHMQGNLDGVGDTAGILGEVLADLPDDRKTVRPLRRRLEERIVGFQNALAAVKREHEFASIRIINLAVLARDIEKLAANLDHEVKSKQSEEVTQWAASLVKVCEAHISDSTFDLSKVDALRPRLVALRDKARDLAFSMDFGFLFRPERRLLSIGYRVESGELDQACYDLLASECRLTSLFGIAKGDLPTEHWYRLGRQVVPVGSRGALVSWSGSMFEYLMPPLVMQERGGGILNQTNNLVVVEQMNYARKLGIPWGISEAAFNARDHNLNYQYTNFGVPTLGLKRGLGHNAVIAPYASLLASQYDPPGALENLQRLRKVGALGKFGFHDAVDFTPTRVPEGKKCAVVYNYYAHHHGMSIAAVANVAFNGHLRELFHADPVIEAAELLLQEKAPRDIPVMSGKHESDTPASIQDDLLRPEIRKISDPASRDRELVFLSNGHYSLMLTATGAGYSRWNGLSVSRWKADPTEDRWGSFIFLRDTATNEWWSTTSEPKGVEGEKIKVEFADEKAQFTKTVGDLTSEVECIIATEHDAEARRVTLLNMGTEDRFIEVTSYLEPVITSDDTDNAHPAFARMFVKTEIGKRGDVIRAERNKRDPNEPNISIAHLIVDNAGDTRHTEFETDRRKFIGRGRSLADAAAFDPGATLSGSDGFMLDAVMSLRRTVRVPAGKKVSVIFWTIAAPSRDEVDKAVNRYRHPDAFNHELVQAWTRTQVQMRHVGVTSQQAAAFQHLGRYLVYPDMQLRKDEATVEAGLQSQSALWPLAISGDFPIFTLRINDDMDLEIAREALLAQEYLRSRGVTADLVIMNERASSYAQDMQHALDAMCENVRRMGQADGLRQHIFAVRKDLMEESTYHALIAASRVTLHTKNGKVVDQINRAVALFAPSKEELQEMERAERNKAPVKRIAPVPPPVVPAVVIEEEGDLDFWNGIGGFARDGREYVVRLPGGHAPPQPWINVISNDRFGFHVSAEGSGFTWSANSRDYQLTSWSNDAVVNRSGEAFYLADLDSGAVMTPFAALSRRPDIRFEARHGLGYSVFSSVQNEIALELTQTIDRERPVKLQRLRLRNNGSTSRKLRLYGYVEWILGSNAARTAPFILSKHDEETGALFATNPYSIDYSSRTAFFAAGEALSSFSASRREFVGKAGTIQAPQAVISGAALPGTADLDGDPAAALAIDVELGAGEERDFTFFLGDTPTEEEARGVIAEIRKASFDDAVEANRTFWRDFSGRLQISTPDRGMNNLVNTWLPYQSLGCRIMARTAFYQASGAFGFRDQLQDTLAFVLHEPSLARGQILNAASRQFREGDVQHWWLPGTGAGVRTLISDDVVWLAYAIHHYCSVTGDKSVLDEEIAFLEGPALLEGQHDSFYKPEVSEDKASVYQHAALALDLAIARKGANGLPLFLGGDWNDGMNRVGIGGRGTSVWLGWFLAGALRSFIPYAEERGDTARTERWSAHLTELKKALETAAWDGGYYRRGTFDDGALLGSRESPECRIDSIAQSWSVLSGEGDPARAVTAMDAVLDQLVDEDARIIRLFTPPFVNSARDPGYIKAYPPGVRENGGQYTHAATWVVMALAELKRGDDAFRCFQILNPITHALDKASAEQYRVEPYVVAADVYGHEPYTSRGGWTWYTGSAGWLYRAAVEGILGIRLKGGRLHVRPSLPSEWDGFAAEVEQGGGKYRISVSKASNDSGYTLSINGCEVTDPDEGYPLG; encoded by the coding sequence ATGTCTATTTCTAATCTTTCTCCGAGTCTTCCGCGCGAACCCGAGATGAAGCAGATCGATCATAACGATTCGATCCGCTCGACCTATCTTGCCATCGAGGACATCAAGGCGATGGGCGATGCGGTCGCCCGCAGCGGCGTCGACCAGCTGCCAGCCTTCGCCCCGTTCGATTTCTTCGCGCGCCACAAGGAAAACGAGAAGGAAATTCTGCGCGTCTACCGGACCACGGCGACCGACGTCGAAGCCGGCGAGACGATCACGCCGGCGGCAGAATGGCTGCTGGACAATCATTATATCGTCGAGGAGGCGATCCAGGAGGTGCGGCGCGACTTCCCCCGCCGCTTCTATCGCGAATTGCCGACCATGGTCGTCGGCGGTGTCGAGGTGCCGCGCACCCTCGTGCTTGCCTGGCTCTACGTCGCCCATACCCACAGCACGATCTCCCAGGAAAGCCTGACGGCGCTGGTCGACGGTTTTCAGGCCAGTGAGACGCTGAGGATCGGCGAACTCTGGGCATTGCCTTCGCTCGTGCGCTACGTGCTCGTGGAAAACCTTCGCCGCATTTCCAGCCGTGTCGAAGCCAGCCGCCGCCTGCGCCGCCGCGCCAACGAGGCGGCCGACGAATTGGTGCGCCTGACCGATCCGGCCGGGGCGGCCAGCTATCTGAAGACGCTGGAAGCGCTTGCCGAGGATAATACTTTCTCGACACAGTTTCTCTATCGCCTTCGTGACGGCTCGCAGACGTCGAGTCTCGCCATCACCTGGCTCGACGAGCGGCTGGAAGAACTCGGCCGCAACAGCGAAGAGACGACGACGGCCGAACACAGCCGCCTTTCTTCCGGCAACGTGACGATGGGCAACATCATCCGCAGCCTTCGCGAGATCGACGATGCCGAATGGTCGGTCTGGGTCGAGCAGGTCAGCCATGTCGACAAGCTGCTCTGGGAGCATTCGGATTACGGCATCCTCGATTCCGGCTCGCGCAACAAATATCGCAAACAGATCGAAAAGCTGGCCAAGCGCTCGCCGCTGACGGAAATGGAAATCGCCCAGCTGGCGCTCGACATGACGGATGCGGCCAAGGCCTCTGACGAGCCGCAGCCGCATGAACCGAATGTCGGCGGTTTCCTGTCCGGCGCGCAGCGGCCAAAGCTCGAGGCGCGGGCGAATTATCGGCCGACGGTCATCCAGCATTTCGTGCGCGCGGTGCGTCGATTCAACTGGCTGGCAATTGCCGTGCCCGTCATGCTGCTGACGATCATCGCCATGGCAATCGTCGGCCGGTTCATGGCCAATGCCGGCATGGGGGCGATCGAAATCGCCCTGCTGCTGATCATGTTCTCAGTGCCGGCGTCGGAGGGGGCAACGGGTCTCTTCAACACCGTGCTTTCCTTCTTCGTGACGCCGGCGCGTCTTGTCGGCTACGAGTTCAAGGAAGGCATTCCGGAGGATGCACGCACACTGCTCGTCGTGCCTTGCCTGATCTCGAACCGTGACAGCGTCGACGACCACGTGCGCAATCTCGAGGTTCATTATCTTGCCAATCCGCGCGGCGAGCTCTATTTCGCGCTGCTCAGCGATTGGCCGGACAGCGAGGCCGAGGAAAGCCCAGCTGATCTCGAGGTTCTGGACTATGCCAGGCGCGAGATCGCGAATCTTTCAGCCCGTTATGCCTATGACGGCAAGACGCGTTTCTATCTGTTGCATCGCCGCCGCCTCTACAATCCCTCCGAAGGCGTCTGGATGGGCTGGGAGCGCAAGCGCGGCAAGCTGCACGAGCTGAACATGCTGCTGCGCGGCGACCGCGACACGACCTATCTGCCGGGCGCCAACACCGTGCCGGCCAAAGTGCAATATGTCATGACGCTCGATGCCGATACGCGCCTGATGCGCGATGCCGTCACCAAGCTCGTCGGCAAGCTCTATCATCCGATCAATCGCCCGGTCATCAATCCGAAAACCGGCCGTGTCGAAAGCGGCTACGGCGTGCTGCAGCCGCGCGTCACCCCGTCGCTGACGACGGGCAAGAACGCGTCGGTCTTCCAGCGCGTCTTTTCGATTAATCGCGGCCTCGACCCCTACGTCTTCACCGTTTCCGACGTCTATCAGGATCTTGCCGGCGAGGGCACCTTCACCGGCAAGGGCCTTTATCATGTCGATGCCTTCGAGGCGTCGCTGAAGGGTCGAATCGACGAGAACTCCGTGCTCAGCCACGATCTTCTCGAAGGCTCGATGGCGCGTTGCGCGCTCGTCACCGATCTCGAACTGGTTGAGGATTTCCCGATCCGTTATGAGGTCGAGACATCGCGCCAGCATCGCTGGGCGCGTGGCGACTGGCAGCTGCTGCCCTATATGTTCAATCCGAAATACGGCGTCACCGCACTCGGCCGCTGGAAGATGTTCGACAATCTGCGCCGCTCGCTGACGCCGATCGCCTGGTTCTTCGCCTCCGTGCTCGGCTGGTATTGCATGAATCCGCTCGGCGCACTGATCTGGCAGATTCTGCTGATCTTCTGCCTCTTCGTCGCGCCGACGCTGTCGCTCATCAACGGCATCATTCCGCGCACCAGCGATATCATCGCCCGCGCCCACCTCTATACGGTCTGGTCCGATATCACGGCCGCCAATGCGCAGGTTGCATTGCGTATCGTCTTCATCGCCGATTCGGCCGCCATGATGGCCGATGCGATCGGCCGCTCGCTCTACCGCCTCTTGGTCAGCCGCAAGCTGATGCTGCAGTGGCGGACTGCCGCCAGCGTTCAGGCCGGCGGCCAGGGAACGCTGATCTCCTATTACAAAGGGATGTGGCACGCACCGGCGCTGGCGCTGCTGGCGCTTGGGTTTGCAGCCCTCCCCGGCGGCGGCGCCTTCGTCGTCGGCATTCCCTTCGCGCTGTTGTGGATCCTGTCGCCTGTCGTCGCCTGGTATGTCAGCCAGTCGGCGGAGACCGAGGACCGGCTCGAGGTCGCCGATTCGGTGTCGAGCGAACTGCGCAAGATCGCCCGGCGTACCTGGCGTTATTTCGAGACCTTCACCACGGCCGAGCAGAACTATCTGCCGCCGGACAATATCCAGGAAACGCCGCATGTGATTGTCGCGGCGCGCACCTCGCCGACCAATATCGGCGTCTATCTGCTCTCGGTCGTTTCCGGCCGGCAATTCGGCTGGTTCTCCTTCGAGGAGACGCTCGAGCGGCTGGAGCAGACGATTTCGACGATCGACGGAATGGAGAAATTCCGCGGCCATCTGTTCAACTGGTATCACACCGATACGCTGCAGACGCTTGGGCCGCGTTATGTCTCGGCTGTCGACAGCGGCAATCTCGCCGGCCATCTGATCGCCATTTCGTCGGCCTGCCGCAACTGGGCCGAGGCGCCGTCCGCTCATATGCAGGGCAATCTCGACGGCGTCGGCGACACAGCCGGCATTCTCGGTGAAGTACTGGCGGACCTGCCCGATGACCGCAAGACCGTGCGCCCGCTGCGCCGGCGCCTGGAGGAACGCATCGTCGGCTTCCAGAACGCGCTTGCCGCCGTCAAGCGCGAGCATGAATTCGCCTCGATCCGCATCATCAACCTCGCCGTTCTCGCGCGCGATATCGAAAAGCTCGCCGCCAATCTCGACCATGAGGTCAAGTCGAAGCAGAGCGAAGAAGTCACCCAATGGGCGGCATCGCTGGTGAAGGTCTGCGAGGCGCATATTTCCGACAGCACCTTCGACCTGTCCAAAGTCGATGCGCTGAGGCCGCGCCTGGTGGCGCTGCGCGACAAAGCCCGCGATCTGGCGTTCTCGATGGATTTCGGATTCCTGTTCCGGCCCGAGCGGCGCCTGCTGTCGATCGGCTACCGCGTCGAGAGCGGTGAACTCGACCAGGCCTGCTACGATCTTCTCGCCTCGGAATGTCGCCTGACCAGTCTGTTCGGCATTGCCAAGGGCGATCTGCCGACGGAGCACTGGTACCGCCTCGGCCGCCAGGTCGTGCCTGTGGGATCGCGCGGCGCGCTGGTCTCCTGGTCCGGCTCGATGTTCGAATATCTGATGCCACCGCTCGTCATGCAGGAGCGCGGCGGGGGTATTCTCAACCAGACCAACAATCTGGTTGTCGTCGAACAGATGAATTACGCCCGCAAGCTCGGCATTCCGTGGGGCATTTCGGAAGCGGCCTTCAATGCCCGCGACCATAACCTCAATTATCAGTACACGAATTTCGGCGTGCCGACGCTCGGCCTGAAGCGCGGCCTCGGCCACAATGCCGTCATTGCGCCTTATGCATCGCTGCTCGCCAGCCAGTACGACCCGCCGGGCGCGCTCGAAAATCTGCAGAGGCTGCGCAAGGTCGGTGCGCTCGGCAAGTTCGGCTTCCACGATGCCGTCGACTTCACGCCGACGCGCGTGCCGGAAGGCAAAAAATGCGCTGTGGTCTACAATTATTATGCCCACCATCATGGCATGTCGATCGCCGCCGTCGCCAACGTCGCCTTCAATGGTCATCTGCGCGAACTCTTCCACGCTGATCCCGTCATCGAGGCAGCGGAGCTTTTGCTGCAGGAAAAGGCGCCGCGCGACATTCCGGTGATGAGCGGCAAGCATGAATCCGACACGCCGGCCAGCATCCAGGACGATCTGCTGCGGCCGGAGATCAGGAAGATCAGCGATCCGGCTTCGCGTGACCGCGAACTCGTATTCCTGTCGAACGGCCATTATTCGCTGATGCTGACGGCGACAGGCGCCGGTTATTCTCGCTGGAACGGCCTTTCCGTTTCCCGCTGGAAAGCCGATCCGACCGAAGACCGCTGGGGCAGCTTCATCTTCCTGCGCGATACGGCCACGAATGAATGGTGGTCGACGACCTCGGAGCCGAAGGGTGTCGAAGGCGAAAAGATCAAGGTCGAATTCGCTGACGAGAAGGCGCAATTCACCAAGACGGTCGGCGACCTCACGAGCGAGGTGGAATGCATCATTGCGACCGAGCATGATGCCGAGGCCCGCCGCGTTACCCTGCTCAACATGGGCACGGAAGACCGTTTCATCGAAGTCACCTCCTATCTCGAACCGGTGATCACCTCCGACGATACCGACAATGCGCATCCGGCATTCGCTCGGATGTTCGTCAAGACCGAGATCGGCAAGCGCGGCGACGTCATCCGTGCCGAACGCAACAAGCGCGACCCGAACGAGCCGAACATCAGCATCGCCCATCTGATCGTCGACAATGCCGGCGACACCCGCCACACGGAATTCGAGACCGACCGGCGCAAGTTCATCGGCCGTGGCCGAAGCCTTGCCGATGCGGCGGCCTTCGATCCAGGCGCTACGCTTTCCGGAAGCGACGGTTTCATGCTCGATGCGGTGATGTCGCTGCGTCGAACCGTCCGCGTGCCGGCCGGCAAGAAAGTCAGTGTGATCTTCTGGACGATCGCAGCGCCAAGCCGCGACGAAGTCGACAAGGCGGTCAATCGCTACCGTCATCCCGACGCCTTCAACCACGAACTGGTCCAGGCCTGGACGCGCACGCAGGTGCAGATGCGTCATGTCGGTGTCACCTCGCAGCAGGCAGCGGCCTTCCAGCATCTCGGACGCTACCTCGTCTATCCCGACATGCAGCTCCGCAAGGACGAGGCGACCGTCGAGGCCGGCCTGCAGTCGCAATCGGCGCTTTGGCCGCTGGCGATCTCCGGCGACTTCCCGATCTTCACGCTGCGCATCAACGACGACATGGATCTCGAGATCGCCCGCGAGGCGCTGCTGGCGCAGGAATATCTGCGCTCGCGCGGCGTCACCGCCGATCTCGTCATCATGAACGAACGCGCCTCTTCTTATGCGCAGGACATGCAGCATGCGCTCGACGCGATGTGCGAAAACGTGCGCCGCATGGGCCAGGCCGACGGGTTGCGCCAGCATATCTTTGCGGTTCGCAAGGACCTGATGGAGGAGAGCACCTATCACGCACTGATCGCGGCTTCCCGCGTCACGCTGCATACGAAGAACGGCAAGGTGGTCGACCAGATCAACCGCGCCGTGGCGCTGTTTGCGCCCTCCAAGGAGGAGCTGCAGGAGATGGAACGGGCCGAGCGCAACAAGGCCCCGGTCAAGCGTATTGCGCCGGTGCCGCCGCCCGTCGTGCCTGCGGTCGTCATCGAAGAGGAAGGCGATCTCGACTTCTGGAACGGCATCGGCGGTTTTGCCCGCGACGGACGCGAATATGTCGTTCGCCTGCCCGGAGGTCACGCGCCGCCGCAGCCGTGGATCAATGTCATCTCCAATGACAGGTTCGGCTTCCACGTGTCGGCCGAGGGCTCCGGCTTCACCTGGAGCGCCAATTCGCGCGACTATCAGCTGACCTCCTGGTCGAACGATGCGGTGGTCAACCGTTCCGGCGAGGCGTTCTATCTCGCCGATCTCGACAGCGGTGCCGTCATGACGCCGTTTGCAGCGCTTTCCCGCCGGCCGGACATCCGCTTCGAAGCCCGCCACGGGCTTGGCTATTCGGTCTTTTCCAGCGTTCAGAACGAAATCGCACTCGAGCTGACGCAGACGATCGATCGCGAAAGGCCGGTGAAACTGCAGCGCCTGCGCCTGCGGAACAACGGTTCGACCAGCCGCAAGCTGCGTCTCTACGGTTATGTCGAGTGGATCCTCGGCAGCAATGCGGCACGCACGGCACCGTTCATCCTGTCAAAGCATGACGAGGAGACCGGGGCGCTGTTTGCCACCAATCCCTACAGCATCGATTATTCCAGCCGCACCGCCTTCTTCGCGGCCGGCGAGGCACTTTCGAGCTTCTCGGCAAGCCGGCGCGAATTCGTCGGCAAGGCGGGAACGATCCAGGCGCCGCAGGCCGTCATCTCGGGCGCCGCCCTTCCCGGCACAGCCGACCTCGACGGTGATCCGGCCGCAGCGCTTGCGATCGACGTCGAACTCGGCGCCGGTGAGGAGCGCGACTTCACCTTCTTCCTCGGCGATACACCGACGGAGGAGGAAGCGCGCGGCGTCATCGCCGAGATCCGCAAGGCTTCGTTCGACGATGCCGTCGAGGCGAACCGAACATTCTGGCGGGATTTTAGCGGCAGGCTGCAGATATCGACGCCAGATCGTGGAATGAACAATCTCGTCAACACCTGGCTACCCTATCAGAGCCTAGGCTGCCGCATCATGGCCCGCACCGCCTTCTACCAGGCAAGCGGCGCCTTCGGCTTCCGCGATCAGTTGCAGGACACGCTGGCCTTCGTGCTGCACGAACCCTCGCTTGCCCGCGGGCAGATCCTGAATGCCGCTTCGCGTCAATTCCGCGAAGGCGACGTGCAGCATTGGTGGCTGCCCGGAACGGGTGCGGGCGTGCGCACGTTGATCTCGGACGACGTTGTCTGGCTCGCCTACGCGATCCATCATTATTGCAGCGTCACCGGCGACAAGAGCGTGCTCGACGAGGAGATCGCCTTCCTGGAAGGACCGGCTCTGCTCGAAGGCCAGCACGACTCCTTCTACAAACCGGAGGTTTCCGAGGACAAGGCGAGCGTCTACCAGCATGCAGCGCTGGCGCTCGATCTCGCCATCGCCCGCAAGGGGGCAAACGGCCTGCCGCTATTCCTTGGCGGCGACTGGAACGACGGGATGAACCGCGTCGGCATCGGCGGGCGCGGCACCAGCGTCTGGCTCGGCTGGTTCCTGGCGGGCGCATTGCGCTCCTTCATTCCCTATGCCGAAGAGCGCGGTGACACGGCCCGCACAGAGCGCTGGTCGGCGCATCTGACCGAGCTGAAGAAGGCGCTCGAAACCGCGGCCTGGGATGGCGGCTACTATCGCCGCGGCACGTTCGACGACGGTGCGCTGCTCGGCTCCAGGGAAAGCCCGGAATGCCGGATCGATTCGATTGCGCAGTCATGGAGCGTGCTGTCGGGCGAGGGTGATCCGGCCCGCGCCGTCACAGCGATGGACGCCGTGCTCGACCAGCTGGTCGACGAGGATGCCCGGATCATCCGGCTGTTCACGCCGCCTTTCGTCAATTCCGCCAGGGATCCCGGCTATATCAAAGCCTATCCGCCGGGTGTACGCGAAAACGGCGGACAATATACCCACGCCGCGACCTGGGTGGTGATGGCATTGGCGGAGCTGAAGCGGGGCGATGATGCTTTCCGCTGCTTCCAGATCCTCAACCCGATCACCCATGCGCTCGACAAGGCTTCGGCGGAACAATACCGGGTCGAACCTTATGTTGTGGCTGCCGACGTCTACGGCCATGAGCCCTATACGTCGCGCGGCGGCTGGACCTGGTATACCGGCTCCGCCGGCTGGCTTTATCGCGCCGCCGTCGAGGGCATCCTCGGCATCCGGCTAAAGGGCGGCCGGCTCCACGTGCGGCCGTCGCTCCCTTCGGAATGGGACGGTTTTGCGGCAGAGGTGGAGCAGGGCGGCGGCAAATACCGCATTTCGGTCTCAAAAGCGTCCAATGACAGCGGCTACACTCTGTCGATCAACGGCTGCGAAGTCACCGATCCCGACGAGGGATATCCGCTCGGATAA
- the istB gene encoding IS21-like element helper ATPase IstB: protein MLTHPTLEQMNTLGLAGMATAYRELIEQAHGNDLSFDERLGLMLDREIAVRTDRRLTNRLATAKLRFANASIEDIDFGSHRGLDRRNVLSLAQGAWLKANENLILTGQTGTGKTWIACAFARQAARLDYSVLYVRMPRLFEDLALARLDGRFPRLIDKLARVHLLVLDDWGTHTLNDRQRLDLLEIFEERYRRKSTLITAQLPVAAWHEMIGEATLADAILDRIVHNAHRITLEGDSMRKRKTPMLLTGAEINEINHP from the coding sequence ATGCTGACACATCCGACACTGGAGCAGATGAACACGCTTGGTCTTGCCGGCATGGCAACGGCCTATCGCGAGCTTATCGAACAAGCTCATGGAAATGACCTTAGCTTCGACGAACGACTGGGGTTGATGCTTGACCGGGAGATCGCCGTAAGAACTGACCGCCGGCTGACAAACCGGCTCGCCACCGCAAAACTTCGGTTCGCCAATGCTTCGATCGAAGACATCGATTTTGGATCCCATCGCGGCCTGGACCGCCGTAACGTCCTATCTCTGGCGCAAGGTGCATGGCTGAAGGCGAACGAGAACCTGATCCTGACCGGCCAGACAGGGACCGGCAAGACGTGGATTGCTTGTGCTTTTGCACGCCAAGCGGCCCGCCTCGACTATTCGGTCCTCTACGTTCGTATGCCGCGGTTGTTTGAGGACCTCGCGCTTGCCAGGCTGGACGGGCGCTTTCCGCGCCTCATCGACAAGCTTGCACGGGTTCACCTCCTGGTGCTCGATGATTGGGGAACCCACACCTTGAACGACCGGCAGCGCCTTGATCTGCTAGAGATATTCGAGGAGCGATATCGACGAAAGTCGACCCTGATCACCGCTCAACTTCCCGTGGCTGCCTGGCATGAGATGATTGGAGAGGCCACTTTAGCTGACGCAATCTTAGACCGTATTGTTCATAACGCACACCGCATAACGCTCGAAGGCGACAGCATGCGGAAGCGGAAAACACCAATGCTCTTGACCGGCGCCGAAATAAACGAAATCAATCACCCCTAA